The proteins below come from a single Polynucleobacter sp. MWH-UH23A genomic window:
- a CDS encoding argininosuccinate synthase — MSDIKKAVLAYSGGLDTSVILKWLQDTYGCEIVTFTADLGQGEELEPARAKALQFGIKPENIFIDDLREEFVRDFVFPMFRANTIYEGEYLLGTSIARPLIAKRQIEIARLTGADSVSHGATGKGNDQVRFELGYYALEPGIKVIAPWREWDLLSREKLMAYAEKHGIPVEMKHKQGGSPYSMDANLLHISYEGRHLEDPNAEAEESMWRWTVSPEKAPDAPEIIEIEFKSGDPVAISGKAYKPHELLAELNRLGGKHGIGRLDLVENRFVGMKSRGCYETPGGTILLKAHRGIESITLDREVAHLKDDLMPRYASLIYNGLWWSPERIALQTLIDHTQQMVNGVVRLKLYKGSVSVISRDSENTLFDQTIATFDDDGGAYNQADAGGFIKLNALRMRIAETTKRKRTKK; from the coding sequence ATGTCTGATATTAAAAAAGCCGTACTAGCGTATTCTGGTGGACTCGACACCAGCGTGATCTTGAAGTGGCTTCAAGATACTTATGGTTGTGAGATTGTTACTTTCACTGCAGATTTGGGTCAAGGCGAAGAGCTTGAGCCAGCACGCGCCAAAGCACTCCAATTTGGTATCAAGCCAGAAAATATTTTTATTGATGATTTGCGTGAAGAGTTTGTGCGTGACTTTGTATTTCCAATGTTCCGTGCAAATACGATTTATGAGGGTGAGTATTTACTCGGTACTTCGATCGCCCGCCCACTAATTGCAAAACGTCAAATTGAAATTGCTCGTTTAACTGGTGCGGACTCCGTATCGCATGGTGCCACTGGTAAAGGTAATGACCAGGTCCGCTTTGAGTTGGGTTACTACGCTCTTGAGCCAGGAATTAAAGTGATTGCTCCATGGCGCGAATGGGATCTTCTTTCTCGTGAGAAGTTGATGGCCTACGCTGAAAAGCATGGTATTCCAGTAGAGATGAAACATAAGCAAGGTGGCTCACCTTATTCGATGGATGCTAACTTATTGCATATCAGCTATGAGGGCCGTCATTTGGAAGATCCAAATGCTGAGGCTGAGGAATCCATGTGGCGTTGGACAGTATCTCCTGAAAAGGCTCCAGATGCCCCTGAAATTATTGAAATTGAATTTAAGTCTGGCGATCCTGTTGCTATTAGTGGCAAGGCATACAAGCCACATGAGTTATTGGCCGAACTGAATCGCCTTGGCGGCAAGCACGGTATTGGTCGCCTCGACTTAGTGGAAAACCGTTTCGTCGGCATGAAGAGCCGTGGTTGCTATGAAACTCCTGGCGGCACGATTTTGCTCAAAGCACACCGTGGTATTGAAAGTATTACCTTAGATCGCGAGGTAGCGCACTTAAAAGATGATTTGATGCCGCGTTATGCAAGCTTGATTTATAACGGTTTATGGTGGTCTCCAGAGCGTATTGCTTTGCAAACTCTGATCGATCACACCCAGCAGATGGTCAATGGTGTGGTTCGTTTGAAACTCTACAAGGGTTCTGTATCTGTCATTTCAAGAGATTCGGAAAACACCTTGTTCGATCAAACAATCGCCACTTTTGATGATGACGGTGGCGCCTATAACCAGGCTGATGCTGGCGGCTTTATCAAGCTCAATGCATTGCGTATGCGTATCGCTGAAACCACAAAACGCAAGCGTACAAAGAAATAA
- the argF gene encoding ornithine carbamoyltransferase, with translation MTSLAKPQVPGQVKHYLQFADLTREEYDYLLKRSAWLKAKFKSYETWHPLHDRTLAMIFEKHSTRTRLSFEAGIHQLGGHAVYLNTRDTQLGRGEPVEDAAQVISRMTDIIMIRTFGQEIIERFASNSRVPVINGLTNEYHPCQVLADIFTYVEARGPIQGKTVAWVGDANNMAYTWIQAAECLDFQLRFSAPEGYQLDPARLSSNAAKHLTICADPKDACKDADLVTTDVWTSMGYEAENASRMNAFQDWMVDEELMALAKPDALFMHCLPAHRGEEVSAGVIDGPQSIVWEEAENRLHVQKALMEYLLCGRLD, from the coding sequence ATGACATCTCTGGCAAAGCCTCAAGTGCCTGGTCAGGTCAAGCACTACCTGCAGTTTGCTGACCTCACTCGTGAAGAATATGACTACCTGCTGAAAAGATCAGCATGGTTGAAAGCTAAATTTAAAAGTTATGAGACATGGCACCCGCTGCATGATCGTACCTTGGCAATGATTTTTGAAAAGCATTCAACACGTACACGCCTCTCATTTGAGGCGGGAATACACCAGCTTGGCGGTCATGCGGTCTATCTCAATACCCGTGATACTCAACTAGGTCGTGGTGAGCCCGTAGAGGACGCCGCGCAGGTCATTTCACGAATGACTGACATCATTATGATTCGTACATTCGGACAAGAAATCATTGAGCGCTTTGCTTCGAACTCTCGTGTGCCTGTGATTAATGGCCTGACTAATGAGTACCACCCATGCCAAGTTCTGGCAGATATCTTTACCTATGTTGAAGCACGTGGTCCGATTCAAGGAAAAACAGTCGCATGGGTTGGTGACGCAAACAACATGGCCTACACCTGGATTCAGGCGGCAGAATGCTTAGATTTCCAATTGCGCTTTTCTGCACCTGAAGGTTATCAATTAGATCCAGCTCGCCTAAGTAGCAATGCCGCCAAGCATCTCACTATTTGTGCTGATCCAAAGGATGCATGCAAGGATGCTGACTTGGTAACTACAGATGTATGGACTAGCATGGGTTATGAGGCTGAAAATGCTTCAAGAATGAATGCCTTTCAGGATTGGATGGTAGATGAGGAGTTAATGGCACTTGCAAAGCCTGATGCTTTATTTATGCACTGTCTGCCTGCTCACCGTGGTGAGGAAGTTTCTGCCGGCGTGATTGATGGACCACAAAGTATTGTGTGGGAAGAGGCGGAAAATCGCCTGCATGTTCAAAAAGCCTTGATGGAGTACTTACTCTGTGGCCGTTTGGATTAA
- a CDS encoding DUF3579 domain-containing protein, with protein sequence MNHKTLFIQGITTSGKPFRPSDWAERLCGVMATFRPPGDSGDPRFTYSPYVRPVLIAKVKCVVIDTRLGDLDPRALDFVMNFAKDNNLPIEEACEFNPATPPQP encoded by the coding sequence TTGAACCACAAAACGCTTTTCATTCAAGGCATTACGACTTCTGGCAAACCGTTTCGGCCCAGCGACTGGGCGGAGCGTCTTTGCGGGGTGATGGCTACTTTTCGCCCTCCAGGTGATTCTGGAGACCCTCGCTTCACTTATTCGCCCTATGTAAGACCGGTACTCATTGCAAAAGTGAAATGCGTTGTTATTGATACCAGGCTAGGTGACCTCGACCCAAGAGCGTTGGACTTTGTCATGAACTTTGCCAAAGACAACAATCTACCAATCGAAGAGGCTTGCGAGTTCAACCCAGCAACACCACCCCAGCCTTAA
- the rpsT gene encoding 30S ribosomal protein S20: MANTAQARKRARQAVKQNEHNSSLRSKLRTSIKAVRKAIESGDKAAAAKVFAASQSTIDKIADKKIAHKNTAARQKSRLSAAIKAMAA, encoded by the coding sequence ATGGCCAATACAGCACAAGCGCGTAAGCGCGCACGCCAGGCAGTAAAACAGAACGAGCACAATTCCAGCTTGCGTTCAAAGCTCCGCACTTCCATTAAGGCAGTTCGCAAAGCGATTGAGTCTGGTGATAAAGCTGCTGCTGCAAAAGTATTCGCAGCATCTCAGTCAACAATCGACAAGATTGCCGACAAAAAGATTGCTCACAAAAATACTGCGGCTCGTCAAAAGTCACGTTTGTCTGCTGCTATTAAGGCGATGGCAGCGTAA
- the murJ gene encoding murein biosynthesis integral membrane protein MurJ yields MNLLSAAAKVSSLTMLSRITGLLRETLIARSFGASEWTDAFNVAFRLPNLLRRLFAEGAFSQAFVPILGEISTNEDQNKAKTLINAVATLLFWALLLTVLAGVIGAPLLILAIATGFSGGPTYDASVVMTRIMFPYIGLISMVSLSAGILNTYHRFAIPAFTPVLLNLALIGSAIFLAPHLEQPIYALSIGVLLGGVLQLAIQVPSLARLGLLPRIGLLPGAIQTAFNNPDARRVLKLMGPAIFAVSVAQISLIINTNIASRLQAGSVSWLSYADRLMEFPTALLGVALGTVLLPSLSKANAKNDLVHAGELLVWGLQLTFLLAAPSAIALFIFGEPLAAVLYHYGKFNALDVLMTQRALAAYGVGLIGLILVKILAPGFYSRQDIRTPVKIGLIVLIATQLANLVFVPWLGHAGLALSVGTGACLNAALLWIGLSKRGALPSAAWLKYLGQLLLALIPFSAVLFYAASAHNWIELQAQPWTRIGLLTLWLTAAALVYFVSLALVGIRWQKFLRHAK; encoded by the coding sequence ATGAACCTGCTTTCTGCCGCCGCTAAGGTCAGCTCCCTCACCATGCTTTCCCGTATTACGGGGCTTCTGCGGGAAACACTCATTGCCCGTAGTTTCGGGGCTTCCGAGTGGACGGACGCCTTTAATGTGGCTTTTAGACTACCGAACCTGCTACGACGACTATTCGCCGAGGGGGCCTTTTCTCAGGCTTTTGTGCCCATTTTGGGGGAAATTTCGACAAATGAGGACCAAAATAAGGCCAAAACCCTCATAAATGCCGTTGCCACCCTTCTATTTTGGGCTTTATTGCTGACAGTATTGGCAGGGGTTATCGGTGCCCCACTATTGATTTTGGCGATCGCTACCGGCTTTTCTGGTGGTCCGACCTACGATGCGAGCGTAGTCATGACCCGGATCATGTTCCCTTACATTGGACTCATTTCCATGGTATCACTGTCCGCCGGAATCTTAAACACCTATCATCGCTTTGCGATTCCAGCATTTACACCTGTTCTCTTAAATCTCGCGCTGATAGGTAGCGCTATTTTCTTAGCGCCACATTTAGAGCAACCAATTTACGCCCTTAGCATTGGTGTACTTTTAGGTGGCGTTCTGCAATTAGCAATTCAAGTGCCATCACTTGCACGATTAGGTTTATTGCCTCGCATTGGTTTGCTACCAGGCGCGATTCAAACCGCCTTCAACAATCCAGATGCCAGACGAGTTTTAAAACTCATGGGGCCAGCTATCTTTGCTGTATCTGTTGCACAAATTTCACTCATCATCAACACCAATATCGCATCTCGCTTACAAGCCGGAAGTGTTTCATGGTTGTCTTATGCCGACCGCTTAATGGAATTTCCTACTGCACTGCTCGGCGTAGCGCTTGGTACAGTTCTCTTGCCAAGCCTGAGTAAAGCAAATGCCAAGAATGATTTAGTTCATGCGGGAGAGTTATTGGTTTGGGGCTTGCAATTAACTTTCTTGTTGGCCGCGCCTTCTGCTATTGCCCTCTTTATTTTTGGAGAACCCCTGGCGGCCGTCCTGTATCACTATGGAAAATTCAATGCGCTAGATGTGCTGATGACACAACGTGCTTTAGCAGCATATGGCGTTGGCTTAATTGGTTTGATTCTGGTAAAAATTTTGGCGCCTGGCTTTTACTCCCGTCAAGATATTCGGACGCCTGTCAAAATTGGCTTGATTGTTCTTATTGCCACCCAGCTAGCAAATCTCGTTTTTGTTCCTTGGCTAGGACATGCAGGGCTAGCCTTATCTGTTGGAACTGGCGCTTGCTTGAACGCAGCCCTACTGTGGATAGGGTTAAGTAAACGGGGCGCTCTTCCAAGTGCTGCCTGGCTCAAATATCTAGGGCAGCTATTACTCGCCCTTATCCCATTCTCAGCCGTGCTCTTTTATGCGGCCTCCGCCCATAACTGGATCGAACTTCAAGCCCAACCCTGGACTCGCATTGGCCTATTGACGCTATGGTTAACGGCTGCGGCCCTGGTTTACTTCGTTTCTTTAGCATTAGTAGGAATTCGCTGGCAAAAATTCTTACGTCATGCAAAATAG
- a CDS encoding tetratricopeptide repeat protein encodes MPTQQLDYFTSLVTEDEHFPLTEAAIAVAQHAYPGLDVQGVLDQLDELGNKLKARITPDTSPVQRLQILKHFFYAELGFGPNPNDFYAPENSYLHYVLENRRGIPISLAILMMELGQQIGLKIRGVSFPNHFMMRISLQQGEVIMDPLTGESLSKNQLQEMLDPYLDAKGYRGELSLPLNVFLRASSSREILSRFLRNLKMIYSEHERWERLLGIQERLVILLPDSIEEIRDRGLIFAQLEYLRPALEDMHRYLSEVPEAEDASDIREHIATLESQTKLH; translated from the coding sequence ATGCCAACACAACAGCTCGACTACTTCACTTCTTTAGTTACTGAAGACGAACACTTTCCGCTAACGGAAGCTGCTATCGCAGTGGCGCAACATGCATACCCAGGCCTAGACGTTCAAGGCGTACTCGATCAACTTGATGAACTGGGCAATAAATTAAAAGCGCGCATTACTCCGGATACATCTCCTGTTCAGCGCTTACAAATTTTGAAACACTTTTTTTATGCCGAGCTAGGGTTTGGTCCTAACCCAAATGATTTTTATGCTCCCGAAAATTCTTACTTGCACTACGTGCTTGAAAATCGTCGTGGCATTCCCATCTCTCTAGCAATTTTGATGATGGAGCTTGGGCAGCAAATTGGCTTGAAGATTCGTGGCGTCTCATTTCCAAATCACTTCATGATGCGTATCTCCCTGCAACAAGGTGAAGTGATCATGGATCCCCTAACCGGTGAATCTCTTTCCAAAAACCAACTACAAGAAATGCTGGATCCATACCTTGATGCCAAAGGCTATCGCGGCGAGCTCAGTCTCCCTCTAAACGTTTTCCTACGGGCTTCCAGCTCTAGGGAAATCCTTTCCCGATTCCTCAGAAACCTCAAGATGATCTACTCGGAGCACGAGCGCTGGGAGCGTTTATTGGGGATTCAAGAGCGCCTTGTAATTTTGTTGCCCGATTCAATTGAAGAGATTCGAGATCGCGGCCTAATCTTTGCTCAGCTTGAATACTTGCGACCCGCCTTAGAAGATATGCATCGCTATTTGAGCGAGGTACCAGAGGCGGAAGATGCTAGCGATATTCGCGAGCACATTGCAACTCTGGAAAGTCAGACAAAGTTGCACTAA
- a CDS encoding VTT domain-containing protein has protein sequence MDALLQLSDLLLHIDRHLDVVISQYGPWAYGLLFAIVFAETGLVVAPFLPGDSLLFIAGAYCATEHFNLWTLCFGLLIAAVAGNTVNYFIGRWIGKKIFSTQSRWIDQGALLKTHAFYEKHGGKTIILARFLPIIRTFAPFIAGVSEMNFSRFQLFNITGAVLWVFGLVIAGYFFGNIPFIRQNLNVIVLVGIGAAVVPVVLAALYKIFQRKKN, from the coding sequence ATTGATGCCCTTTTGCAATTAAGCGATTTACTGCTACATATTGATCGCCATTTGGATGTGGTTATCTCTCAATATGGCCCTTGGGCATATGGCTTACTTTTTGCGATCGTATTTGCGGAAACAGGCTTAGTCGTTGCACCATTCTTGCCGGGCGATTCTTTGCTCTTTATTGCTGGAGCCTATTGCGCAACAGAGCATTTCAATCTTTGGACTTTATGCTTTGGTTTATTGATCGCTGCAGTTGCAGGCAATACGGTTAACTATTTCATTGGTCGATGGATTGGTAAAAAAATATTTAGCACTCAGTCTCGTTGGATCGATCAGGGTGCCTTATTAAAGACCCATGCCTTCTATGAAAAGCATGGTGGCAAGACAATTATTCTTGCGCGTTTTCTGCCGATCATTCGCACCTTTGCGCCATTTATCGCTGGCGTATCTGAAATGAACTTTTCACGCTTTCAGTTGTTTAATATTACGGGTGCAGTCCTTTGGGTATTTGGCTTGGTCATTGCAGGATACTTCTTTGGCAATATTCCATTTATTCGCCAAAATCTCAATGTCATTGTTTTAGTAGGCATCGGGGCAGCGGTTGTACCAGTAGTTTTGGCTGCCCTATATAAGATTTTTCAACGTAAGAAAAACTAG
- the miaA gene encoding tRNA (adenosine(37)-N6)-dimethylallyltransferase MiaA, which translates to MQTELHIQPMQSSASNPILCIVGPTGAGKTHLAMSLAEYAKSIGLTLELISMDSALVYRGLDIGSAKPTKAEQAAVTHHLIDILEPTEVYSAARFASDAKQLCTDIVSRGNIPVIVGGTMLYWRAWAYGLSSLPPANPEIRERLDEEGKRIGWPAMHAKLATIDPETAMRLEPNDSQRVQRALEVYEISGKAMSALLAESPSEDGREGSDIPKWINLVSLEPTDRKRLHQNLEKRFDEMLAAGFLDEVRLLRKNESLHADLPAIRSVGYRQAWEFLNGEIDMEQMRYKALAATRQLGKRQLTWLRAISGRNTFDPFNSIEMKAALDYCKNSLKANT; encoded by the coding sequence ATGCAAACTGAACTACACATTCAGCCTATGCAGTCATCAGCAAGCAATCCGATACTTTGTATTGTGGGTCCGACTGGTGCTGGCAAAACCCATCTGGCCATGTCGCTGGCGGAATACGCCAAATCTATTGGCCTAACCCTTGAACTGATCAGCATGGACTCAGCATTAGTCTATCGCGGGCTAGACATTGGTAGCGCAAAACCCACTAAAGCGGAACAAGCAGCGGTCACGCATCACCTGATAGATATTCTTGAACCAACAGAAGTTTACTCAGCAGCCCGTTTTGCGAGTGATGCAAAACAACTCTGCACAGACATTGTTAGCAGAGGAAATATTCCAGTGATTGTTGGTGGCACCATGCTCTACTGGAGAGCATGGGCATATGGCCTATCGTCTTTACCACCTGCAAACCCGGAGATCCGAGAACGATTAGATGAAGAGGGTAAGCGTATAGGTTGGCCAGCAATGCACGCCAAACTGGCCACAATCGATCCAGAAACCGCAATGCGCCTAGAGCCAAATGATTCACAACGAGTGCAGCGCGCACTCGAGGTTTACGAAATTAGTGGTAAAGCAATGTCAGCCTTGTTAGCGGAATCTCCCAGCGAAGATGGAAGAGAGGGTTCAGATATACCCAAATGGATTAACTTAGTTTCATTAGAGCCGACTGATCGCAAGCGACTGCATCAAAATTTAGAAAAGCGTTTTGATGAAATGCTCGCAGCGGGATTTTTAGATGAAGTAAGGCTATTGAGAAAAAATGAATCTCTACATGCTGACTTACCTGCTATTCGCTCGGTGGGCTATCGCCAAGCTTGGGAATTTCTCAATGGAGAAATCGATATGGAGCAAATGCGTTACAAAGCATTGGCAGCGACAAGACAATTAGGAAAACGTCAACTCACATGGCTCAGAGCAATCTCTGGCAGAAATACCTTTGACCCCTTCAACTCAATTGAGATGAAGGCGGCTCTAGACTATTGCAAAAATAGCTTGAAAGCGAATACTTAG
- the purM gene encoding phosphoribosylformylglycinamidine cyclo-ligase, whose translation MTSSTNSSSKGLSYRDAGVDIDAGDDLVDRIKPLAKKTMREGVLAGIGGFGALFEVPKRYKEPVLVSGTDGVGTKLRLAFEWNRHDTIGQDLVAMSVNDILVQGAEPLFFLDYFACGKLSVETAATVVGGIAKGCELSGCALIGGETAEMPGMYPPGEYDLAGFAVGAVEKSKIITGNTIVPGDVVLAIGSSGAHSNGYSLVRKIIERAGAKPTDELGGRSLGDVVMAPTEIYVKPLLKLISEIDVKGMAHITGGGLVDNVPRVLPENTQAVLHRDSWQLPELFRWLQMKGGVADAEMVRVFNCGIGMVVIVSPAQADAAIKSLTAQGLKAWTVGEVVDRPKDAPQTIVI comes from the coding sequence ATGACTTCTTCTACCAATTCCTCTTCAAAAGGCCTTTCCTACCGTGATGCCGGTGTTGATATTGATGCTGGAGATGACTTAGTCGATCGCATTAAGCCCCTAGCCAAGAAAACGATGCGTGAGGGGGTTTTGGCAGGAATTGGTGGTTTTGGAGCTCTTTTTGAGGTTCCAAAGCGCTACAAAGAGCCTGTTTTGGTATCTGGTACTGATGGAGTGGGTACTAAGCTGCGTTTAGCTTTTGAGTGGAATCGTCACGACACCATTGGCCAGGATTTGGTTGCCATGAGTGTGAATGACATTTTGGTTCAAGGTGCCGAGCCATTATTTTTCTTGGATTATTTTGCTTGCGGCAAGCTCTCTGTAGAGACTGCAGCAACGGTAGTAGGTGGTATCGCGAAGGGTTGTGAATTATCAGGCTGCGCATTGATCGGTGGTGAAACTGCTGAGATGCCTGGAATGTATCCCCCAGGTGAATATGATTTGGCGGGTTTTGCAGTGGGCGCGGTTGAGAAATCAAAAATCATTACTGGCAACACTATTGTTCCTGGCGACGTAGTGTTGGCAATTGGATCTAGTGGCGCTCATTCCAACGGTTACTCTTTAGTGCGAAAAATTATTGAACGCGCTGGCGCAAAACCAACTGATGAATTGGGTGGTAGATCATTGGGTGATGTCGTCATGGCTCCAACTGAAATTTATGTGAAACCGCTCCTGAAATTAATTTCTGAAATCGATGTGAAAGGCATGGCCCACATTACTGGTGGCGGTTTAGTAGATAACGTGCCACGTGTGCTACCCGAAAATACCCAAGCAGTATTGCATCGTGATAGTTGGCAGTTGCCTGAGCTCTTCCGTTGGTTGCAAATGAAGGGCGGAGTTGCCGATGCTGAAATGGTCCGAGTATTTAACTGCGGTATTGGTATGGTGGTAATTGTGTCGCCGGCCCAGGCTGACGCAGCTATTAAATCGTTAACTGCGCAAGGCTTGAAAGCATGGACGGTAGGTGAAGTCGTAGATCGTCCAAAAGATGCTCCGCAAACTATCGTTATTTAA
- a CDS encoding AI-2E family transporter, with product MAEIFTPFLTAFILAYALRPVCLWLEKHRLPRGLAAALAVLFGLGLIFFILSLLIGLLKYEIPLIRAQIPNWIANTQTWLGPRLSDLHINFDWASLKVDAIQKITTHINENADSLMSTALNTVLLSSSSVIAGFVNAILIIFVMFYLLIDWTHFFGLLRSIVPVRAQNTVHHLAMHTDGLLSQYLRGMLIVVSIMAAYYSTGLALIGVKGAVALGVFTALMIVIPYIGIAIGLSLATISALLQFGPNAEVIGVLILFGLGQFIEGFFLTPRLVGERIGLHPVAVLFALLLFGKLFGFFGVLLALPISAVSLVLVKYLWSVYTQSSWYQK from the coding sequence ATGGCTGAAATTTTTACCCCATTTTTGACCGCATTCATCCTGGCGTATGCCCTGCGACCCGTTTGCCTATGGCTTGAAAAACACCGCCTGCCCCGTGGTCTTGCTGCTGCTCTAGCCGTCCTTTTTGGTCTTGGTCTCATTTTTTTCATTCTCAGCCTCCTCATTGGGCTGCTCAAATATGAAATCCCCCTAATTCGCGCTCAAATTCCCAATTGGATTGCGAACACTCAAACCTGGCTTGGCCCACGGTTAAGTGATCTGCATATTAATTTTGATTGGGCATCTCTCAAGGTGGATGCCATTCAAAAAATTACAACACACATCAATGAGAATGCCGACAGCCTGATGAGCACTGCACTCAATACCGTTCTGCTATCGAGCAGTTCTGTCATTGCAGGTTTTGTGAACGCAATACTGATTATCTTTGTGATGTTCTATTTATTAATTGACTGGACCCATTTCTTTGGTCTACTCAGATCTATCGTGCCAGTGCGTGCGCAAAATACTGTGCATCACCTTGCAATGCATACTGATGGATTGCTTTCGCAATACTTACGCGGCATGCTGATTGTGGTGTCCATCATGGCGGCTTACTACAGTACTGGTTTAGCATTAATTGGTGTCAAGGGTGCCGTGGCCTTAGGTGTGTTCACAGCTTTAATGATTGTGATTCCCTACATTGGAATTGCTATAGGTTTAAGCCTAGCAACTATTTCAGCACTTTTGCAATTTGGCCCCAACGCAGAAGTAATTGGGGTTCTTATCCTTTTCGGCCTTGGGCAGTTTATCGAAGGCTTCTTCCTCACTCCGCGCCTAGTGGGCGAGCGGATTGGCTTACACCCCGTAGCCGTCTTGTTTGCATTGCTTTTATTTGGAAAACTATTTGGCTTCTTTGGCGTTCTTTTGGCGCTACCCATCAGCGCAGTGAGCTTAGTACTAGTGAAATACCTCTGGTCTGTTTATACACAAAGCTCTTGGTATCAAAAATAA
- the hda gene encoding DnaA regulatory inactivator Hda, with the protein MHTPSLPKQFALDIGHTPKASLENYLPGNDRALISTLQILSDSWKQSAPKEIGNPLNHRWMYWWGPKGSGRTHLLQAMANAAELAGLKSFSLTPSEPIIWVRLEEQITALAENEQASVITVDDVDRLDDRLVGALFRILNTVQASKNIHIFMAGDAAPANLELREDLRTRLGWGLIFQTQLLDDDEKIQALEQAAKERGLVLSPEVVPWLLNRFYRDMPNLMALIDALDAYSLETKRAVTLPLVRDLLQPK; encoded by the coding sequence ATGCATACACCGTCGCTTCCGAAACAATTTGCTTTAGATATTGGCCATACCCCAAAAGCCAGTCTCGAAAACTATCTGCCTGGAAACGATCGCGCCCTCATTTCGACCCTGCAAATACTCTCTGATTCATGGAAACAAAGCGCGCCAAAAGAGATTGGCAATCCACTGAATCATCGTTGGATGTATTGGTGGGGACCAAAAGGATCTGGACGCACGCACTTACTTCAAGCCATGGCAAATGCAGCCGAACTTGCCGGTCTCAAATCTTTTTCACTAACGCCCTCAGAACCCATCATCTGGGTGCGATTAGAAGAACAAATTACCGCATTGGCAGAAAATGAGCAGGCTTCTGTCATCACCGTTGATGATGTTGATCGCCTTGATGACAGGCTAGTAGGGGCGCTTTTTCGCATTCTCAATACCGTCCAAGCAAGTAAAAACATCCATATCTTTATGGCTGGCGATGCCGCGCCAGCCAATCTAGAACTACGCGAGGATCTACGAACACGCCTAGGCTGGGGTCTTATCTTTCAAACCCAGCTTCTAGATGATGATGAGAAAATACAAGCATTAGAGCAAGCGGCCAAAGAACGTGGGCTGGTACTGTCCCCAGAAGTGGTGCCATGGTTATTAAATCGCTTCTATCGTGATATGCCTAACTTAATGGCCTTAATTGATGCTTTGGATGCTTACTCGCTAGAAACAAAACGTGCTGTAACCTTGCCTCTGGTGCGAGATCTTCTCCAACCAAAATAA
- a CDS encoding HAD family hydrolase yields the protein MTQLALFDLDHTLLPCDSDYEWGQFLARIGVVDSEYYARQNERFYQDYKEGKLDIHEFLRFALKPLSEHSRAQLKEWHDQFMHEVINGQLRQKAIDLVKQHQDAGDLCCVVTATNSFVTRPIVERFGIEHLIATEPATSGDNPLADFTGEVKGSPNFREGKILNLHAWLAKQELKLDQLPRSYFYSDSMNDLPLLEQVSNPVVTNPDDHLRNEAQKRNWPILELFA from the coding sequence GTGACACAGTTAGCCCTTTTCGATTTAGATCACACCTTACTTCCCTGCGATAGCGACTATGAATGGGGACAGTTTTTGGCTCGCATTGGCGTAGTTGATAGCGAGTACTATGCCCGTCAGAATGAGCGCTTCTACCAAGATTACAAAGAAGGCAAGCTCGATATTCATGAATTTTTGCGCTTTGCGTTAAAACCACTTTCAGAGCACTCACGCGCACAACTCAAAGAATGGCATGATCAATTTATGCACGAAGTGATCAATGGACAGCTTCGTCAAAAAGCGATTGATTTAGTCAAACAACATCAAGATGCTGGTGATCTTTGTTGCGTTGTTACAGCAACGAATAGCTTTGTCACACGCCCGATTGTTGAACGCTTTGGTATTGAGCACCTTATTGCCACCGAACCAGCAACCAGTGGTGATAACCCATTGGCTGATTTCACGGGTGAAGTAAAGGGAAGCCCAAACTTTCGTGAAGGCAAAATTTTGAATTTGCATGCCTGGCTAGCAAAACAAGAACTAAAACTGGATCAATTGCCTCGCAGCTATTTTTATTCGGACTCCATGAATGACCTGCCACTTCTTGAGCAAGTTAGCAATCCTGTTGTTACCAATCCAGATGATCACTTGCGCAATGAAGCCCAAAAACGCAACTGGCCCATCCTCGAGTTGTTTGCATGA